One segment of Radiobacillus kanasensis DNA contains the following:
- a CDS encoding type II toxin-antitoxin system death-on-curing family toxin: MIDEVTYLTTNQVIAINTIQIRLYSPEEPTGVKEPSLLDSAINRPKQSVFGKDAYPSVHEKATALFESIAKNHAFHNANKRTALASLIVFLKVNHYRWTMGIEEEQDFTVDVVNHKYTFDEIVTVIKNHTRRL, translated from the coding sequence ATGATAGACGAAGTTACCTACTTAACTACAAACCAAGTTATCGCTATTAACACCATTCAAATTCGTCTTTACTCTCCTGAAGAGCCAACAGGAGTAAAAGAACCAAGCTTACTTGACTCCGCTATTAACAGACCAAAACAATCAGTGTTTGGTAAAGATGCCTATCCTTCTGTTCACGAAAAAGCAACTGCCCTCTTTGAATCAATTGCAAAGAACCACGCATTCCATAATGCGAATAAACGAACCGCACTTGCCTCACTAATTGTTTTCTTGAAAGTAAACCATTATAGATGGACGATGGGAATAGAAGAGGAACAGGACTTTACCGTTGATGTTGTAAATCATAAATACACATTTGATGAAATTGTAACAGTAATAAAAAATCATACTAGAAGATTATAG
- a CDS encoding peptide chain release factor 3, which yields MSIKDEVLKRKTFAIISHPDAGKTTLTEKLLLFGNLIRSAGTVKGKKSGKFATSDWMEIEKQRGISVTSSVMNFPYKGFQVNILDTPGHEDFSEDTYRTLTAVDCVVMIIDATKGIEAQTLKLFKVCRMRGIPIFTFINKLDREGREPLDLLEEIETELNIETYPMNWPVGMGKRFLGIFDRYKEQFVQYNGNEEETYIPYADLDSPEHAELVQNPTYEETKDELALVDEAGNEFSLDAVLKGELTPVFFGSALAPFGVQTFFDTFISMAPAPTPRKTTEGVMSPDNQEFSGFVFKIQANMNPAHRDRIAFLRVCSGKFERGMSVKLARTDKPIKLSQSQQFVASSRDTVEEAYAGDIIGIYDPNAYRIGDTLIEGKESFEFDELPQFPPELFKKVTAKNVMKSKQFKKGIEQLVQEGAIQLFKDYRAESYIIGAVGQLQYEVFEYRMKNEYNVDILFESIGERIPRWIKADQVDPSLFDERNLLVRDREGEAVVLFKNDFSLRWFVDKHPKVELIDLFEVNQYDQSYS from the coding sequence ATGTCCATAAAGGATGAAGTGTTAAAACGTAAAACCTTTGCGATTATTTCGCACCCGGATGCGGGAAAAACAACCTTAACAGAAAAATTATTATTATTTGGAAACCTGATTAGATCGGCTGGTACGGTAAAAGGAAAGAAATCCGGAAAATTTGCGACATCAGACTGGATGGAAATTGAAAAACAGCGTGGTATTTCTGTTACATCAAGTGTGATGAATTTTCCTTATAAAGGCTTTCAAGTCAATATATTGGATACACCAGGACACGAGGACTTCAGTGAAGATACGTATCGTACGTTAACAGCTGTTGACTGTGTTGTCATGATTATAGATGCAACGAAAGGGATCGAGGCGCAAACGTTGAAACTTTTTAAAGTGTGCCGTATGAGAGGGATTCCGATTTTCACGTTTATTAATAAGTTAGACCGTGAAGGCAGAGAACCATTAGACCTATTAGAAGAGATTGAAACAGAGTTAAATATTGAAACCTATCCGATGAACTGGCCGGTAGGAATGGGCAAACGCTTTTTAGGAATCTTTGATCGGTATAAGGAACAATTCGTCCAATACAATGGGAACGAAGAAGAAACGTATATTCCTTATGCGGATTTGGATAGCCCTGAGCATGCAGAGCTTGTCCAAAATCCAACGTACGAGGAAACGAAAGATGAATTGGCGTTGGTAGACGAAGCAGGTAATGAATTTTCTTTAGACGCTGTATTAAAAGGCGAGCTTACCCCTGTTTTCTTTGGAAGTGCCTTAGCTCCTTTTGGTGTTCAAACGTTTTTTGACACGTTTATTTCAATGGCGCCAGCACCAACACCACGAAAAACGACCGAGGGTGTCATGAGTCCTGACAACCAAGAATTCTCGGGATTTGTCTTTAAAATTCAAGCAAACATGAACCCGGCTCATCGTGATCGAATTGCTTTTCTAAGAGTTTGCTCCGGAAAATTTGAACGAGGGATGAGCGTCAAGCTTGCTCGTACAGATAAGCCAATTAAACTGTCGCAGTCCCAGCAATTTGTGGCATCCTCTCGAGATACGGTGGAAGAAGCTTATGCGGGGGATATTATTGGGATTTACGACCCGAATGCCTACCGAATTGGAGATACACTTATCGAAGGAAAAGAAAGCTTTGAGTTTGATGAGCTTCCGCAGTTTCCGCCAGAGCTTTTCAAAAAAGTAACGGCCAAAAACGTTATGAAATCCAAGCAATTCAAAAAAGGAATTGAACAGCTCGTACAAGAAGGAGCTATTCAGCTGTTCAAGGACTACCGTGCCGAATCTTATATCATCGGGGCAGTTGGACAATTACAATATGAAGTGTTTGAGTATCGGATGAAAAACGAATACAACGTGGATATATTATTTGAATCAATTGGGGAACGAATTCCTCGTTGGATAAAAGCAGATCAGGTCGATCCAAGTTTATTCGATGAACGAAACCTCCTTGTACGGGATCGAGAAGGGGAAGCAGTTGTCTTATTTAAAAACGACTTCTCACTACGCTGGTTTGTCGATAAACATCCGAAAGTGGAGCTTATCGACTTGTTTGAAGTAAATCAGTATGATCAGAGTTATAGTTAA
- the uvrB gene encoding excinuclease ABC subunit UvrB, which translates to MSEQFSLVSQYQPQGDQPVAIEKLVEGIRSGQRHQTLLGATGTGKTFTVSNMVKEINRPTLVIAHNKTLAGQLYSEFKEFFPDNAVEYFVSYYDYYQPEAYVPQTDTFIEKDASINDEIDKLRHSATSSLFERNDVLVVASVSCIYGLGSPEEYRSQVLSLRLGMEKDRNELLRNLVDIQYARNDIDFQRGTFRVRGDSVEIIPASREEHCVRVEFFGDEIDRIREVDALTGEIIGDREHIAIFPASHFVTREEKLKVAIKNIEQELQERLKELRDQNKLLEAQRIEQRTNYDLEMMNEMGFCSGIENYSRHLTFREAGATPYTLLDYFPDDFVIVIDESHVTLPQVRGMYNGDQARKQVLVDHGFRLPSAMDNRPLRFEEFEQKAKQMVYVSATPGPYEIEHTPKMIEQIIRPTGLLDPEVEIRPIEGQIDNLIGEINKRVDQNERVLVTTLTKKMSEDLTDYLKEVGIKVAYLHSEIKTLERIEVIRDLRVGKYDVLVGINLLREGLDIPEVSLVTILDADKEGFLRSERSLIQTMGRAARNENGKVIMYADKMTDSMQKAIGETQRRREIQMAYNKEHGITPQTIQKKVRDVIRATMAAEDTEEYKESKPSVAKMTKKEKDKLIEKMEKEMKQAARDLNFEKAAELRDLVLELKAEG; encoded by the coding sequence GTGTCGGAACAGTTTTCTTTAGTATCACAATATCAACCGCAAGGAGATCAGCCAGTTGCCATTGAAAAACTAGTAGAGGGGATTAGAAGCGGTCAGCGTCATCAAACACTTCTCGGTGCAACAGGAACGGGTAAAACCTTTACTGTATCCAATATGGTAAAAGAAATTAATCGCCCGACCTTAGTGATTGCCCATAACAAGACCTTAGCGGGTCAGCTATACAGTGAATTTAAAGAGTTTTTTCCGGACAATGCTGTAGAATATTTCGTCAGCTACTATGATTACTATCAACCAGAAGCGTATGTTCCACAGACGGATACCTTCATTGAAAAAGATGCGAGCATCAACGATGAAATTGATAAACTACGACACTCAGCCACTTCTTCCCTGTTTGAAAGAAACGATGTGTTAGTAGTAGCCAGTGTATCCTGTATTTACGGTTTAGGTTCCCCGGAGGAATATAGAAGTCAAGTTCTTTCTTTACGTCTAGGAATGGAAAAGGATCGAAATGAGCTTCTACGTAACCTAGTGGACATACAATATGCGCGGAACGATATTGATTTTCAACGTGGGACCTTCCGTGTTCGTGGAGATTCAGTAGAGATTATTCCAGCTTCTCGTGAAGAGCATTGTGTCCGTGTGGAATTTTTCGGAGATGAAATCGACCGGATTCGAGAAGTAGATGCCCTAACAGGGGAAATCATTGGTGACAGAGAACATATTGCCATTTTCCCAGCATCTCACTTCGTCACTCGTGAAGAAAAATTAAAAGTTGCGATCAAAAATATTGAACAAGAATTGCAGGAACGATTAAAGGAATTACGAGACCAAAACAAATTGTTAGAAGCGCAACGTATAGAGCAACGGACGAACTATGATTTAGAAATGATGAATGAAATGGGCTTTTGCTCCGGAATCGAGAACTACTCCAGACATTTAACGTTCCGTGAGGCGGGAGCAACTCCATATACATTATTGGATTACTTTCCAGATGATTTCGTCATCGTCATTGATGAATCGCACGTTACCCTTCCACAAGTCAGGGGTATGTATAATGGGGACCAAGCGCGGAAACAGGTCCTTGTTGATCACGGCTTCCGTCTGCCTTCCGCTATGGATAACCGCCCATTGCGGTTTGAGGAATTCGAGCAAAAGGCAAAGCAAATGGTCTATGTTTCCGCAACTCCTGGTCCGTATGAAATAGAGCATACACCGAAGATGATCGAACAAATTATCCGACCAACGGGACTCTTGGATCCAGAAGTAGAAATCCGTCCAATCGAGGGACAGATTGATAACTTGATCGGAGAAATAAATAAACGGGTGGACCAAAATGAGCGTGTCCTGGTTACGACCTTAACGAAAAAGATGTCTGAAGACTTAACAGATTACTTGAAAGAGGTTGGCATAAAGGTAGCCTACTTACATTCCGAAATTAAAACATTGGAACGAATCGAGGTCATTCGGGATCTTCGTGTTGGAAAATATGATGTCCTAGTCGGAATCAATTTGCTTAGAGAGGGATTGGATATTCCGGAAGTATCGTTAGTTACTATTTTAGATGCGGATAAAGAAGGCTTTCTCCGTTCCGAGCGTTCTCTCATTCAAACGATGGGACGAGCTGCTCGTAATGAAAATGGGAAAGTTATCATGTATGCCGATAAGATGACCGATTCGATGCAAAAAGCTATCGGGGAAACCCAGCGTCGTCGGGAAATACAAATGGCTTATAACAAAGAACATGGCATTACGCCTCAAACGATACAGAAGAAAGTTCGTGATGTCATCCGTGCGACGATGGCTGCTGAGGATACAGAAGAGTACAAAGAGTCAAAACCAAGTGTTGCCAAGATGACCAAGAAAGAAAAAGACAAGTTAATCGAGAAAATGGAAAAGGAAATGAAGCAAGCGGCTCGGGATCTCAATTTCGAGAAAGCTGCCGAGCTTCGTGATCTTGTATTGGAACTGAAAGCGGAAGGGTGA
- the uvrA gene encoding excinuclease ABC subunit UvrA → MAKKSIVVLGARAHNLKNIDVEIPKDKLVVLTGLSGSGKSSLAFDTIYAEGQRRYVESLSAYARQFLGQMDKPDVDTIEGLSPAISIDQKTTSRNPRSTVGTVTEIYDYLRLLYARIGRPTCPNHGVEIASQTVQQMVDRIMEYPERTKMQILAPVISGRKGEHVKVLENLKKEGYVRIRVDGEMMEVTDEIKLEKNKKHSIEVVVDRVVVKEGIATRLSDSIESALRLGEGKIIVDVIGEEELLFSEHHACPICGFSIGELEPRLFSFNSPFGACERCDGLGSQLEVDLDLVIPDWDLTLRQGAIVAWEPTSSQYYPKLLESVCTHYGIDMDVPVKNLPKDQMDRILYGSGKEKIFFRYENDFGAIRENDIMFEGVIANIARRYKETSSDFIREQMEKYMAEKPCPKCDGYRLKQETMAVLINGSHVGKVTELSVSESLAFFNGLNLTEKERKIANMILKEINDRLLFLTNVGLDYLTLSRTAGTLSGGEAQRIRLATQIGSALTGVLYVLDEPSIGLHQRDNDRLIGTLQRMRDLGNTLIVVEHDEDTMLAADWLIDIGPGAGEHGGEIVASGTPKQVMNNKKSLTGEYLSGKKFIPLPIERRKPSKKFVEVVDAEENNLKNVNVKIPIGLLTTITGVSGSGKSTLINEILHKSLAMQLQRSKQKPGKHKKIKGIKHLEKVIDIDQSPIGRTPRSNPATYTGAFDDIRDVYAQTNEAKVRGYKKGRFSFNVKGGRCEACRGDGILKIEMHFLPDVYVPCEVCHGKRYNRETLEVKYKGKSIADVLDLTIEEALDFFANIPKIKRKLQTIVDVGLGYVRLGQPATTLSGGEAQRVKLASELHKRSNGKTLYILDEPTTGLHVDDISRLLVVLQKLVENGDTVVIIEHNLDVIKAADHIIDLGPEGGDKGGQIVATGTPEEVAEAEGSYTGKYLKPILERDRTRMESMIKEKEAVK, encoded by the coding sequence ATGGCTAAAAAATCGATTGTAGTGTTGGGTGCAAGAGCACATAATTTAAAAAATATTGATGTTGAAATTCCGAAAGACAAGCTCGTCGTTTTAACGGGTTTGTCTGGATCCGGAAAGTCATCGTTAGCGTTTGACACCATCTACGCAGAAGGTCAAAGAAGGTATGTAGAATCGTTGTCTGCCTATGCGAGACAGTTCCTCGGACAAATGGATAAACCAGATGTGGATACGATTGAAGGTTTATCTCCTGCTATATCGATTGACCAAAAAACGACGAGTCGAAATCCTCGTTCAACCGTAGGGACTGTAACGGAAATTTATGATTATTTGCGCTTACTGTATGCGAGGATTGGTAGACCAACCTGTCCGAATCATGGAGTAGAGATTGCGTCACAAACGGTTCAGCAAATGGTTGATCGAATCATGGAATATCCAGAGCGCACTAAGATGCAAATACTAGCGCCTGTCATTTCTGGACGTAAAGGCGAACATGTGAAAGTATTAGAGAATTTAAAGAAAGAGGGTTACGTTCGAATCCGTGTGGACGGAGAAATGATGGAAGTAACCGATGAGATTAAACTTGAAAAAAATAAAAAGCATTCGATTGAAGTGGTCGTGGACCGCGTTGTTGTAAAAGAAGGGATTGCGACTCGACTTTCCGATTCCATCGAATCCGCTCTTCGTTTAGGAGAGGGGAAAATCATCGTGGATGTGATTGGGGAAGAAGAACTATTATTTAGCGAGCATCATGCATGCCCTATTTGTGGGTTCTCTATTGGGGAACTTGAACCGAGATTGTTCTCCTTTAACAGTCCGTTCGGTGCTTGCGAACGTTGTGATGGACTGGGTTCACAACTTGAGGTCGACTTAGATTTAGTGATCCCAGATTGGGACTTAACGTTACGTCAAGGGGCAATCGTCGCCTGGGAGCCGACAAGTTCACAGTACTATCCGAAACTCTTAGAAAGTGTTTGCACCCATTACGGCATTGATATGGATGTCCCAGTGAAAAATCTTCCGAAGGACCAGATGGATCGTATTCTTTATGGTAGTGGGAAAGAGAAAATCTTCTTCCGCTATGAGAATGACTTTGGAGCTATTCGTGAAAATGACATTATGTTTGAAGGGGTTATCGCCAATATTGCCCGAAGATATAAGGAAACTTCTTCTGACTTCATCCGCGAACAAATGGAAAAGTATATGGCAGAAAAGCCTTGTCCGAAGTGTGATGGATATCGCTTAAAGCAAGAAACGATGGCCGTTCTTATCAATGGAAGTCATGTTGGAAAGGTAACGGAACTTTCTGTATCGGAATCGCTTGCGTTTTTCAATGGGCTAAATCTGACAGAAAAAGAACGTAAGATTGCCAACATGATTTTAAAAGAGATCAATGATCGTCTTTTATTCTTAACCAATGTTGGATTAGACTATTTAACTTTATCACGTACTGCTGGAACGTTGTCCGGTGGGGAAGCGCAGCGAATCCGTCTAGCTACTCAAATTGGTTCTGCTTTGACAGGAGTTCTTTATGTGCTTGATGAGCCGTCAATCGGACTTCACCAACGAGATAATGATAGGCTAATTGGAACGCTGCAAAGAATGCGAGACTTAGGAAATACCTTAATCGTCGTAGAACACGACGAAGATACGATGCTGGCAGCAGATTGGTTAATTGATATTGGTCCAGGTGCAGGTGAACATGGTGGAGAGATTGTCGCCAGCGGAACACCGAAACAAGTCATGAATAACAAGAAATCTCTAACAGGGGAGTACCTATCTGGTAAAAAATTTATTCCGCTCCCAATTGAACGTCGTAAGCCTTCTAAAAAGTTCGTTGAGGTTGTCGATGCGGAAGAAAATAATTTAAAGAATGTCAATGTCAAAATCCCAATAGGCTTGTTAACAACGATCACCGGAGTATCCGGTTCAGGGAAAAGTACCTTAATTAATGAAATCTTGCATAAGTCATTAGCGATGCAGCTTCAAAGAAGTAAGCAAAAGCCAGGAAAACATAAAAAGATTAAAGGGATTAAACATTTAGAAAAAGTAATTGATATTGATCAATCGCCGATTGGGCGAACACCGAGATCTAATCCGGCCACTTATACAGGTGCCTTTGATGATATTAGAGATGTCTATGCACAAACGAATGAAGCGAAGGTAAGAGGGTATAAGAAAGGTCGTTTTAGCTTCAACGTAAAAGGTGGGCGCTGTGAAGCCTGTCGTGGAGATGGAATATTAAAAATTGAGATGCATTTCCTTCCAGACGTTTATGTTCCATGCGAGGTCTGTCATGGCAAACGATATAATCGTGAAACGTTAGAAGTAAAATATAAAGGGAAGAGCATCGCAGACGTTCTAGATTTAACGATTGAAGAAGCGTTAGATTTCTTTGCTAATATTCCTAAAATAAAACGGAAGCTACAGACCATTGTAGATGTTGGACTTGGTTATGTTCGCTTAGGACAACCAGCTACTACATTGTCCGGTGGGGAAGCGCAGCGGGTGAAGCTCGCTAGTGAGTTGCATAAACGTTCCAATGGTAAAACGCTTTACATTCTAGATGAGCCAACAACAGGATTGCATGTAGATGATATATCTCGCTTGCTCGTAGTCCTCCAAAAGCTTGTGGAAAATGGCGATACGGTCGTTATTATTGAGCATAACCTAGATGTCATCAAGGCCGCCGACCATATTATTGACCTTGGTCCAGAAGGTGGCGATAAGGGTGGGCAAATTGTTGCTACTGGGACACCGGAAGAAGTCGCTGAAGCTGAAGGCTCTTACACCGGAAAATATTTGAAACCTATCCTAGAACGAGATCGTACTCGTATGGAGAGTATGATTAAGGAAAAGGAAGCTGTAAAATAA
- a CDS encoding DUF4097 family beta strand repeat-containing protein — protein MNEERKRILAMLDDGLISVEEAEELFDTLKEAESKQTNALTTKVDWESEGHKKQYANQARHTSKKILHFLEDAVQKIKDVDLDFNFGTAYPVSHIFYMDAVAFEDIRIGIANGHVQLSAWNEPNVRVECEAKVYQVQNQSEARQKFLRETQFEIENNRLQLESTSKQVKTNVVVKVPNRLFQSLDIRLFNGDVNIGYLEVVNGTIKTSNGTIHIENGSAEDWKMETGNGPIQLIHSNGKRVDVETINGAIKLEGYFQQVHAQSVSGSIECVYNGEEAQSGHFKSTTGNLRIYLAESKRIDGKLTTKLGKIRCKLKQADIIEDKQDVMNKLLRFEVLEQEENPLFIEGDTKTGSIWVIPKDEEEIM, from the coding sequence TTGAACGAAGAACGGAAGCGGATTTTAGCAATGTTAGATGATGGTTTAATTAGTGTGGAGGAAGCGGAGGAGCTGTTTGATACATTAAAAGAAGCGGAGTCTAAACAAACCAATGCCTTAACGACAAAAGTGGATTGGGAGTCAGAAGGACATAAAAAACAATATGCAAATCAAGCTCGACATACTTCCAAAAAGATCCTTCATTTCTTGGAGGATGCGGTACAAAAAATTAAAGACGTCGACCTTGATTTCAATTTTGGTACAGCATACCCCGTTTCGCATATTTTTTATATGGATGCCGTTGCCTTTGAAGATATCCGTATTGGAATTGCCAACGGTCATGTTCAACTCTCTGCTTGGAATGAACCTAATGTTCGAGTAGAGTGCGAGGCAAAGGTATATCAAGTCCAAAATCAATCAGAAGCAAGACAGAAATTTTTAAGAGAAACACAATTTGAAATAGAGAATAATCGCTTGCAACTTGAAAGTACCTCCAAACAAGTGAAAACGAATGTTGTTGTAAAAGTACCGAATCGATTATTTCAATCGTTGGATATCCGACTTTTCAATGGCGACGTGAATATAGGGTATCTGGAGGTTGTCAATGGGACGATAAAAACCTCGAATGGAACGATTCATATAGAAAATGGATCAGCTGAAGATTGGAAAATGGAAACAGGAAATGGTCCGATACAACTCATCCATAGTAATGGAAAACGGGTAGACGTAGAAACGATAAACGGGGCTATTAAGCTCGAGGGCTACTTCCAACAAGTACATGCACAAAGTGTTAGTGGAAGTATTGAATGTGTGTACAACGGGGAAGAGGCTCAGTCCGGTCATTTCAAATCGACCACAGGTAATCTTCGAATCTACCTTGCTGAATCTAAGCGAATCGATGGAAAGCTAACGACGAAACTAGGAAAAATCCGCTGTAAGCTCAAGCAAGCAGATATTATAGAGGACAAACAGGATGTCATGAATAAGCTGTTGCGTTTCGAGGTACTAGAGCAAGAAGAAAACCCATTGTTTATCGAAGGAGATACAAAAACTGGTTCTATTTGGGTAATTCCAAAGGATGAGGAGGAAATTATGTGA
- a CDS encoding FixH family protein: MKKILVLILFVLVLSACSENQSETTDDTSEVEMIDASLQVPEEGMTGEEISLQVKVTQGEEVVTDAEEVVFEIWPAENKEESTKVTASLQDEAYVATYTFGTAGTYSVQSHVTARGLHTMPIKEISIMGSDSMEESAPEEGHDHASEESSPVTLELTESEYKANEEATIIVEALQGEEHITGAKVSLEIATPDHEKHVWLDLEEKDNGYQGSYTFSKTGQATVTIHYMNGDAHDHNEVQITIN; the protein is encoded by the coding sequence ATGAAAAAAATTCTAGTACTAATACTATTTGTTTTGGTTTTGAGTGCTTGTAGCGAAAACCAATCTGAAACTACGGACGATACTTCTGAAGTAGAAATGATAGATGCCAGCTTGCAAGTTCCTGAGGAAGGAATGACAGGGGAAGAAATTTCCTTACAAGTAAAAGTAACACAAGGGGAAGAAGTCGTAACAGATGCTGAAGAGGTTGTATTTGAAATCTGGCCAGCCGAAAACAAAGAAGAAAGTACAAAAGTAACTGCTTCTTTACAAGATGAAGCGTATGTCGCTACTTATACGTTCGGTACGGCAGGAACGTATTCCGTCCAGTCCCATGTTACTGCCCGTGGGCTGCATACCATGCCAATTAAAGAGATTTCCATAATGGGTAGCGATAGTATGGAAGAATCCGCCCCTGAAGAAGGTCATGATCACGCTTCCGAGGAAAGCAGTCCTGTTACACTAGAACTGACCGAAAGCGAGTATAAGGCAAATGAGGAAGCTACAATCATAGTAGAAGCTTTGCAAGGAGAAGAGCACATTACAGGTGCAAAGGTGTCTTTAGAAATTGCTACACCTGATCATGAAAAGCATGTTTGGCTGGACTTAGAGGAAAAGGATAATGGTTATCAAGGAAGCTATACGTTCTCTAAAACTGGGCAAGCTACCGTAACGATTCACTATATGAATGGTGACGCCCATGATCATAATGAAGTGCAGATTACAATTAACTGA
- a CDS encoding YojF family protein has product MEAIVTEQVQDKLDSFLNKQVYVHLETTNGAYASHFDDQAYNVGAFIRNAKLIYKQARIVGTETAYRVGLKTDIGWVYAEGLSSWEVDEKKRLLMAGHDREGRLMVALQISETPFNY; this is encoded by the coding sequence ATGGAAGCAATCGTTACCGAACAGGTACAAGACAAATTAGATTCCTTTTTAAATAAACAAGTTTATGTACATTTGGAAACAACGAATGGGGCTTATGCTAGTCATTTTGATGATCAAGCTTACAATGTTGGTGCCTTTATTCGAAATGCCAAACTTATCTATAAACAAGCGAGAATAGTTGGAACCGAAACCGCCTATCGTGTCGGCTTGAAAACGGATATAGGTTGGGTGTATGCAGAGGGACTGTCCAGCTGGGAAGTAGACGAAAAAAAACGATTACTTATGGCTGGTCATGACCGCGAGGGTCGTTTAATGGTTGCGCTACAAATTAGTGAGACCCCATTTAACTATTAA
- the bshB2 gene encoding bacillithiol biosynthesis deacetylase BshB2, translated as MEKHVVVIYPHPDDEAFGASGTIAKFRHEGVPVTYLCGTLGEMGRNMGNPTFANRETLPEFRKKELVAACQVLDIELRMLGYRDKTIEFESRDEIAEHLKSILEEIEPSLVITHYPDHAVHPDHNALGAAAIEAVKRMDTSIRPTVWAQAISRTHQEELGSPDIVQDITPFFQKKMATILAHESQAQGVLGGMNNNMPNDDLEAIAKERLGSEQFYTWKFS; from the coding sequence ATGGAAAAACATGTTGTTGTGATATATCCTCATCCCGATGATGAAGCGTTTGGTGCATCAGGAACCATTGCTAAGTTCCGTCATGAAGGGGTTCCGGTGACTTATTTATGTGGAACTTTAGGGGAGATGGGTAGAAATATGGGAAACCCAACCTTTGCGAATCGAGAGACATTACCGGAGTTTAGAAAGAAAGAGCTTGTGGCAGCTTGCCAAGTTCTTGATATTGAATTAAGGATGCTCGGGTATCGAGATAAGACGATTGAATTCGAATCTCGTGATGAAATTGCGGAGCATTTAAAGTCTATATTAGAGGAAATTGAACCGAGTCTGGTTATTACTCATTATCCAGACCACGCGGTTCATCCAGATCATAATGCGTTAGGGGCGGCAGCTATTGAAGCGGTGAAACGGATGGATACATCCATACGACCGACCGTTTGGGCGCAAGCCATCAGCCGAACCCATCAAGAAGAATTGGGAAGTCCTGATATTGTACAGGATATAACGCCTTTCTTCCAAAAGAAAATGGCAACTATTTTAGCTCACGAATCTCAAGCCCAAGGTGTTCTGGGCGGTATGAATAACAATATGCCAAACGATGATTTAGAGGCGATTGCTAAAGAAAGACTTGGTTCTGAGCAATTCTACACATGGAAGTTCTCCTAG
- a CDS encoding AbrB/MazE/SpoVT family DNA-binding domain-containing protein, producing MGQFERKITKVGNSFGITLPTELLNQVGLAHGDDVHVEVKDGKILLRKKEQIKLPDGVDAEFMDILNDVIREHDKAFKGLVDR from the coding sequence ATGGGACAATTCGAGAGAAAAATTACGAAAGTTGGAAATAGTTTTGGAATCACCCTACCTACTGAACTTCTTAATCAAGTTGGTTTAGCTCATGGAGATGATGTGCATGTTGAAGTCAAGGATGGTAAAATCCTACTACGAAAAAAAGAGCAGATAAAACTTCCTGATGGTGTAGATGCTGAATTCATGGACATTCTAAATGATGTCATTAGAGAACATGACAAAGCATTCAAAGGATTAGTAGATAGATGA